One Chryseobacterium indoltheticum DNA segment encodes these proteins:
- a CDS encoding acyltransferase, whose translation MKYRNIEFSLSQLLFLIIYKVFLVWMPSSTCPIVGSVFRKLRFLCCRKIFLQCGKNVNIERGANFGSGFRLRIGDNSGIGINCTVPGNILIGKNVMMGPECYILSTNHSFDRVDVPMIEQGNTVQLDTIIEDDVWIGRQVIFTPGRIVKKGSIIAAGCVLSKNFSEYSIIGGNPSRIIKTRI comes from the coding sequence ATGAAGTATAGAAATATTGAGTTTAGCTTATCCCAGCTGCTATTTCTTATTATATATAAAGTTTTTTTAGTTTGGATGCCAAGCTCAACATGTCCAATAGTTGGAAGTGTTTTTCGAAAACTAAGATTTTTATGCTGTAGGAAAATTTTTTTACAGTGTGGTAAGAATGTTAATATTGAACGAGGTGCCAATTTTGGTTCAGGTTTCAGACTCAGAATTGGAGATAATTCTGGAATTGGAATCAATTGCACGGTTCCCGGAAATATTTTGATAGGCAAAAATGTAATGATGGGACCAGAATGTTATATTTTGTCTACAAATCATTCATTTGATAGAGTCGATGTACCGATGATAGAGCAAGGAAATACAGTTCAGCTAGATACAATTATAGAAGATGATGTATGGATTGGTAGACAGGTAATTTTTACACCCGGTAGAATTGTTAAAAAAGGTTCTATAATAGCTGCTGGATGTGTTTTAAGTAAAAATTTCTCTGAGTATAGTATTATTGGTGGTAATCCATCAAGAATAATTAAAACTAGAATTTAG